The following proteins are encoded in a genomic region of Planococcus lenghuensis:
- a CDS encoding ATP-binding protein — protein sequence MDLIQQEIEKRQQRDHDKFSSLIGTGGYIAPDDRLWTDVLTAVALRQPVLLKGPTGAGKTKLAESVSHAFNQPMQSINSSVDLDAESLLGFKTLIQENGASVIDFVEGPVVKAMKEGHLLYIDEINMARAETLPILHGVLDYRRMMTNPFTGEVIKAHPDFGVIAAINEGYIGTSPMNEALKNRFVAVPVPYLNGEELRKLWDREFPEAPGSLKTFMFNLAGDLMKQVENGLLSDEAASVRSLLDATALAVHIGAERAVNYAIAEKLDDESERQLVKDLTTTWLK from the coding sequence ATGGATTTGATTCAGCAGGAAATTGAAAAGCGCCAGCAGCGGGACCATGACAAGTTCTCCTCACTGATCGGCACAGGCGGCTATATCGCGCCCGATGACCGGCTATGGACCGATGTCCTGACAGCGGTGGCGCTCCGCCAGCCGGTACTGCTAAAAGGACCGACAGGGGCGGGGAAGACAAAGCTTGCAGAATCCGTGTCGCATGCGTTCAATCAGCCGATGCAGAGCATCAACTCATCTGTGGATTTGGATGCGGAATCACTGCTCGGCTTCAAGACGTTGATCCAGGAAAATGGTGCCAGTGTCATTGACTTTGTAGAAGGCCCTGTTGTGAAGGCGATGAAGGAAGGTCATCTTTTATACATTGACGAGATCAACATGGCGCGCGCGGAAACCTTGCCGATTCTGCACGGGGTGCTGGACTACCGCAGGATGATGACGAATCCATTCACCGGTGAAGTCATCAAAGCCCACCCGGATTTCGGTGTCATTGCAGCGATCAATGAAGGCTATATCGGCACATCGCCAATGAATGAAGCGCTCAAGAACCGGTTCGTTGCTGTGCCGGTTCCATACTTGAACGGAGAGGAGCTGCGGAAGCTGTGGGACCGGGAATTCCCAGAAGCGCCGGGCAGCCTGAAAACCTTCATGTTTAACTTGGCCGGCGACCTCATGAAGCAAGTTGAAAACGGATTACTTTCAGATGAAGCGGCTTCGGTCCGGAGCCTCCTTGATGCCACAGCGCTTGCCGTGCACATTGGAGCTGAGCGGGCCGTCAATTATGCAATTGCCGAGAAACTGGATGATGAAAGTGAACGGCAGCTCGTGAAGGATCTGACGACAACATGGCTAAAATAG
- a CDS encoding DUF6501 family protein — protein sequence MRALNHVDWLEKPTLREVTCTHTEASKFLVSNVLTTGKTYEVKNETEEFLFVVDNTGKVGGFYKTYFE from the coding sequence ATGAGGGCATTGAATCATGTGGACTGGCTGGAAAAGCCGACGCTTCGTGAAGTGACGTGCACACATACGGAGGCAAGTAAATTTCTTGTTTCCAACGTGCTGACCACCGGGAAGACATACGAAGTGAAGAACGAAACCGAGGAGTTCCTGTTTGTCGTGGACAATACCGGGAAAGTCGGCGGATTTTATAAGACGTATTTTGAATAA
- a CDS encoding DedA family protein, with translation MDITLFIDLMQDYGYVAMFLFNWVMLLGIPLPGETAAILSGVVTETGSFYAPLAFLCAYAGLLSSNLFTYFIGRVLAVRILERFEQSRLQNNVLRFRQAFDRYGGYAISFSFFLPGFRMVMPYVTGANRYPLPRYILYAGSASFVWSLIYFQLGRAFPAIYEEVLSELQRYLVIASITVLLGGIGVYMVRQRCLSR, from the coding sequence ATGGATATTACGCTCTTCATCGATTTGATGCAGGATTACGGGTATGTTGCCATGTTCCTTTTTAATTGGGTGATGCTGCTCGGGATTCCGCTGCCGGGCGAAACCGCCGCAATCCTGTCCGGTGTCGTTACGGAAACGGGCTCATTCTATGCGCCGCTTGCGTTTCTCTGTGCATACGCTGGCCTGCTTTCAAGCAATCTGTTCACCTATTTCATCGGCAGAGTGCTGGCGGTCCGGATTCTGGAACGTTTCGAACAATCGAGGCTGCAAAATAATGTGCTGCGTTTTCGGCAGGCGTTCGATCGGTACGGAGGCTATGCGATTTCTTTCAGTTTCTTTTTGCCGGGTTTCCGGATGGTCATGCCGTATGTGACGGGAGCGAACCGCTATCCGCTACCCCGGTATATTCTGTATGCAGGATCAGCGAGCTTCGTCTGGTCGCTGATTTATTTCCAGCTGGGCCGTGCGTTTCCTGCAATTTATGAAGAGGTTCTGTCGGAACTGCAGCGCTACTTGGTCATTGCATCGATCACTGTTCTGTTGGGAGGAATCGGGGTGTATATGGTTAGACAGCGATGCCTGTCCCGTTGA
- the odhB gene encoding 2-oxoglutarate dehydrogenase complex dihydrolipoyllysine-residue succinyltransferase — MAEIKVPELAESITEGTIAQWLKQPGDSVEKGEFIVELETDKVNVEVISEEAGIIQELLAEEGDTVEVGQVIAVVGEGSGEGAAPAPKQEEPKQEDAGAKAQPAEDKTVAETTGEQPSSSEPASPDERVIASPAARKLAREKGIDLSAIQTVDPLGRVRVQDVEGHSNKPAAPATKQEAPKAAQPQAQDDRVVREKMSRRRQTIANRLLEVRQNTAMLTTFNEIDMTNMMALRSRKKDEFLEKNDVKLGFMSFFTKAVTAALKKYPYVNAEIDGTDLLLKQFYDIGIAVSTEEGLVVPIVRDTDRKNFAEIEREIGELAKKARDKKLQLSDMTGGSFTITNGGVFGSLMSTPILNGSQAAILGMHTIQHRPIAIDKETMEIRPMMYVALSYDHRIIDGKDSVGFLKMIKDLIENPEDLLLES; from the coding sequence GTGGCGGAAATTAAAGTGCCAGAATTGGCCGAATCAATTACAGAAGGTACAATAGCCCAATGGCTGAAACAGCCGGGGGATTCAGTGGAAAAAGGGGAATTCATCGTTGAATTGGAAACTGATAAAGTTAACGTTGAAGTAATTTCAGAAGAAGCAGGCATCATCCAGGAACTGCTGGCCGAAGAAGGCGACACCGTTGAAGTCGGCCAAGTCATCGCAGTAGTCGGGGAAGGCAGCGGCGAAGGAGCAGCGCCTGCTCCAAAACAGGAAGAGCCGAAACAGGAAGATGCAGGCGCAAAAGCGCAGCCGGCAGAAGACAAGACCGTAGCTGAAACAACTGGCGAACAGCCTTCATCTTCAGAACCTGCTTCACCCGATGAGCGTGTGATCGCAAGTCCGGCAGCCCGCAAACTGGCCCGTGAGAAAGGCATCGATCTGTCGGCAATCCAGACAGTGGATCCACTCGGCCGCGTGCGTGTGCAGGATGTTGAAGGGCATTCAAACAAACCGGCAGCTCCAGCAACGAAACAGGAAGCGCCAAAAGCGGCTCAGCCGCAGGCACAGGATGATCGGGTTGTCCGTGAAAAAATGAGCCGCCGCCGTCAGACCATCGCGAACCGCCTGCTTGAAGTGCGCCAGAACACAGCGATGCTGACAACGTTCAATGAAATCGACATGACGAATATGATGGCGCTCCGCAGCCGTAAAAAAGACGAGTTCCTGGAAAAGAACGACGTGAAACTTGGCTTCATGTCCTTCTTCACGAAAGCAGTAACAGCAGCACTGAAAAAATATCCGTATGTCAATGCTGAAATCGACGGTACCGATTTGCTGCTCAAGCAGTTCTACGATATCGGCATTGCGGTATCCACTGAGGAAGGCCTCGTTGTGCCGATCGTCCGCGATACGGACCGCAAAAACTTTGCGGAAATCGAGCGTGAAATCGGTGAGCTTGCGAAGAAAGCGCGCGACAAAAAACTGCAGCTTTCCGACATGACAGGCGGATCATTCACAATCACGAACGGCGGTGTCTTCGGATCCCTGATGTCAACGCCGATTCTAAACGGTTCACAGGCCGCTATTCTTGGCATGCATACAATTCAGCACCGTCCAATCGCAATCGACAAAGAAACGATGGAAATCCGTCCGATGATGTATGTCGCGCTTTCGTATGACCACCGCATTATTGATGGCAAAGATTCAGTCGGCTTCCTGAAAATGATCAAGGACCTGATCGAAAATCCGGAAGATCTCCTGCTTGAATCTTAA